The DNA region GTGCTGCACGCGGTGCGCACCGTCGCGGCGGGCGGCGCCGTGTTCGGCGCCGACGTGGCCGAACGGATCACCACGCTGCTCGCCGGTGCGCGGGTGCGGGAGGCCGGCCAGCTCTTCCCCGCGCTCACCGCCCGGGAGGCGGAGGTCCTGGACCTGGTGGCCCGGGGGCTGGACAACCGGCGGATCGCCCGTGAACTGGTCGTCGCCGAGAAGACCGTGCGCAACCACGTCACCCACATCTTCGAGAAGCTGCACGTCGCGACCCGCGCCGAGGCGGTGGCCCGGGCCCGCGACATGGGCCTCGGCGACGGCTGACCGGCCCGGACCCGCCCGCCCGCGGCACCCGCCGCCACCGTCGTCCACAGCCCGCGCCGCCCGCCGTCGGCACCCGCCGATGCCCACCGCCGCCGCCC from Kitasatospora sp. NBC_00458 includes:
- a CDS encoding response regulator transcription factor translates to MIVDDHPLFREGLKAALESAEGIAVVGEAERVADVPDAVARHRPDVVVMDLSLPDGSGLEATRRLAAEQPAPPVLMLTMADDDGSLLAALQAGARGYLVKGAGREEVLHAVRTVAAGGAVFGADVAERITTLLAGARVREAGQLFPALTAREAEVLDLVARGLDNRRIARELVVAEKTVRNHVTHIFEKLHVATRAEAVARARDMGLGDG